Below is a window of Lacibacter sp. H407 DNA.
TATTTCAACAGAACTTAAACTCCCTTTGCTTGTTCCGATTTTCCCCCGGCCTGCATCGAAACCGCTTGTGTATACACATGCGTTGGACAGAGATGTAATGCTGGAGAAAACACCTGAACTCAAACGACTTGATTTACAATTACTGCAAATGATCAAGGATGCCCGAAGCATATTAACCGGTTTAAATATCCTTACAGATCCGAAAATTTTTATGAGTGGATTTTCAGCGTCGGCTACATTTACAAACCGTTTTTCGTTTCTGCATCCTGAAAAAATAAAAGCCTTAGCCATTGGAGGGTTCAATGGAAAACTTATGCTTCCTCAAACCGAATTAAATGGAATAAAACTCAACTACCCCGTTGGAACAAACGATTTCTTTGAATTATACGGACAAACATTTGATATTGAAAAATACAGATCCATTCCACAATACATTTATATGGGAAAACTGGATGATAATGATGCAGTTCAGTTTGATGATGCCTATAACTTTACTGAACGCAAACTGATCAACGAAAATATCGGGAGATATGTGCAGGACAGGTATCTTGCATGTCAGAGAATTTACCTGCAGAATAAAATCAGCCCCGTCTTTAAAACCTATGATGATGTTGGACACTGGACTACATCAAACATGAACCTCGACGTTATAAAATTTTTCTTGCGTCAAATGCAGGAGAAATAGAACTACGTTCATTCGAAAGGCTCACCACTTATCAGCTTGCTTTCTTCTTATCCAATGCTACCAATGCAACGCCGGCAACGAGTGCAATCACACCTGCATAAGTTGGCCACGCTACTGTTTTCTTTTCTTTTGCATTGATCTCGATCGGACCAATGTCTACTACCTTTTTCTCCTGTGTAAAACTAAACCCTTTCATTACCAGCATTAATATGCCGGCTGCGATCAGAACAATTCCAATAATCTTCATGGCTTTTGGTTTAGTAACAGATAAGCCAATTATAATGCCACAAACTGAAAAGCGGTTGCGGTTAATCAGCTCCCTGCAAATCGTTTCGTAATCAGCCACTGTTATTGTCGCATTTACACAGCAGGTTCAACCTGTTTATTCACGAAATTTGTTTGGCCGTCTTTGTTATGCGGCAGACATCTTATTCAAGCAGTTTTACGATGAGAATAATAATTGTTTTATCAATGATCACATTGGATGGAGTGATGCAGGCATCCGTTTATTTGACCAGATCGGGATCCATCAAATTGAATTAAAGAAAACAAACGTAATTTATACGGCCGGCGCTACTCATATTCAATACGAAATAGCAAAATAAGTGCAGGCTCACATTGCATCATCAGCATAGTAACAAACTCCTAAACATCACAACATGACAGAAGAACAACTCATCGCAGAATTTCAACTGATCGAAGACAACTTCAACAGAGCTGTAATTTCCAACAGTGTTGCTGAGATCAAAAAATGCATTACAGCCGATTGGGTACTTGTAGACAGCGGGGGTGGTATTATTCCGCAGGAAGGATTTTTCCATGTACTTGAAAAGGGATTACTTTCTCATTCCAGCATGACGAAAGAAATTCTACGTGTGAAAGTATATGGCGATATTGCCTTGGTAACCGGCCGTGGACAAAATACAGGTACATGGCAAGGGCAACCAATGGAAGCCGACGAATGGATCACGGATGTTTATAAGAAAGAACATGATCATTGGCTTTGCGTGTTAACACATTTGACACCGGTGAAAAAATAAGCTGCTGAAAGCTATTCGTGCAAGTATGCATCCAACAGTTCATTCGATTTGTAACTGAAAAAACTAAATTGTGCAGCGCAACGTCCTGCCCTATCTTTTGTAGAGGATATTTACTTTGTGCAAGCAGACACATTGCTGAAAATACGTGGCTCTTTGTGTGCATACTAATCCATCAAATCACAGTTTCCGGGGTTTTACAAAGTTTTTACCTATCCTTTACATCTCTTTACTATAAAAAATCTGCAGGCTGATTGACAACCGATAGCTTTAGGTTCTTGTTTCACCAAATCATCATCGTCATGAAAATTTACCGTCTTGCTTTTTTGTTGTGTATCCCGATTATTGCGGGGCTTCTTTTTGCATTCGCCGTTGCATTCCCTATTACTGATAGTAAGCAAAAAACGGGGGCTGCAAACATTGTTTTTAAATCTACCGATGGCGGACAAACATGGCAGGATATCAGCAAAGGGCTGCCGGAACATTTGCAGGAAGATGGTGTGCGGGGAGATAGCATCTTTGCAAATGACAAAGGGCTGTTTGTAAGGGTTGGAAACCAACTCTATCACAGTACAGCAAATGCTACAGCTACTCTTTGGACTAAAGAGAATTTCTCTGGCCAACAGAACAGCATTGCACCCGGTAAGAGCGGGATATTTACCTTCAAATACTGGGGTATAAATCTGAAAAATTCAAACGGAACGAGTGTATGGTCGCCGATATTCGAACATTTTCATGAGCCACGAATACGCAGCGCTTTTGAAACTGCCGGAGGTGCTATTTTCATTGGCACCGACAGGGGCTTTTTTAAAACTACTAATAGCGGAAAAACCTGGAAACAAGTGCATGACGGACGCCTCGTAGGGCATTTGGCAGAAAGGGATGGCGTACTGCTGGCGATCAGTAATCGAAGGATCATCAGATCTACTGATGATGGCGAAAACTGGGAGTTTGTGACCAGTGAAGGTGCTGAAGTTTTCGATGTAAAGCGGGTCAACCGTGGATTCGCTGCTTTGACTCCCACTTCAGCAAATAGAAGAGGGGTAAGTACATCCTACGACGGCGGTAAAACCTGGCAACACGGTGATGCCGGGCGTCAGGACAAAGATGTCATTGATTCAATATTTCGGACCTGGAATGATCGCCCCCGTGTGCAAGCCTTTCAAACTTCAATTAGCCAGGTTGGTGAAAACTTTTTTTGTACTCATCCTGACGGCATTTTCAAATCATCCGACAAAGGAAAAACATGGACATTATTACTTCCTTCTGTAAAAGGTAAGGTCTTCAATTTATTTGGTTCAGGGAACGTGATCTATGCCATACGCAGCAAGGGTGGATGTTAAGGCAGGTGAGTCGTGAATGGTGAGTCGTGAGTGGTGAATGACCAATGCTTACTAGTTGAATTCTTCTCATTCCTCAACAACGCTTCCAAATAATAGTAATCGACATAAATGAGCGGAGCATCTTTTCCATATGCAGTATTGTAAGTAACATTCGTCACACAAGCATCTGCCTGCAATAAATATCTTTGCTGCAAATACAGCACATGGCAACCATCAAACTCAGCACACAGGATTTTAAAGACAAGGTGTTCAATTACGAAACAGAAAAAGAATGGAAGTACAAAGGCACCGTGCCGGCCATCATTGATTTTTATGCTGACTGGTGTGGCCCTTGTAAAATGGTAGCGCCTGTGTTGGAAGAATTAGCAACCGAATATGAAGGACGCATTGTGATCTACAAAGTAGATACAGAAGCTGAAATGGAACTGGCCGGCGTGTTTGGCATCCAGAGTATACCAACCTTTTTATTTATTCCGGTTGATGCAGATCCTATGATGCAACCCGGTGCATTTCCAAAGAAAGTATTTAAAGATATTATTGAAGATCATTTGCTGAATGCAACGAAGCAGATGAATGATCAGTGATGAGTAATCAGTGATGAGTGAAATAATTCATCATTTACCACTCACTACTAACTTTTAATCCAACAAAGGCAGTTCCACAAAAAAGGTGCTGCCTTTTTCCTGTTCGGTAGTGAACCAGATATCGCCTTTCATTTGTTCTACAATTCCTTTGCACATTGCAAGGCCTAATCCTGTTCCTGATGTTTTGGTCGTGAAGTTGGGATAGAAAATTTTATCCTGCAGTTCTGGCTTCACACCGCCGCCATTATCTTCAATACGAATCAATACATTTTCATTTCCCCGTTCAATAAACAGTTGCACATGCGCATCTGTACCGGCAGGTACAGCTTCGATTGCATTACGGATGAGGTTGGTGAACAAACGATTCAGTTGTGTTTTATCAGCCATTACAAACAGTTCGTCATCGGTGCTGGCAAATTCAATCAGTCCTTCTTCCTGCATGCTGAATAAGCCTACGACCGATTGAATGGATTCTACAACATTTACTTTCTGCAAACGTGGATTTCCAATATTGGCAAAGCTGGAAAAATCGGATGCAATGTTGGACAGATAATCAATTTGCTCAACCAATGTTTTTGCAACACTCTGCGAAATGGTTTTTGCATCGGCTGAGTTGGAATCAATTGCTTTTTGCAGGTATTGAATACTCAGCTTCATGGGTGTAAGCGGATTCTTGATCTCATGCGCCACCTGCCTTGCCATTTCACGCCATGCACCTTCACGCTCACTTCGTGCAAGTAAGCTGGCACTTTCTTCCAGTTGTTTCACCATTCGGTTGTATTCCTGTACGAGTTCACCAATTTCATCGTTACGGTTCCACACAATGGCTTCGTTGGTTTTACCCAACTTAATAGCTTTCATTTTTTCGCTGATGATGGTAAACGAATTAGTGATACGGCTCGTAACAAAAAAGGCGATCAATCCTGCAATTAAAAAGATAAATGCATTGAGGTTGATCAACGTAACAAGAAAGTTAGAGATCTCCTGCTTCAATTCATTTTGTGATGTGAAATAAGGAATGTTGAGATAAGCATACGCCTGCCCTGCTTCATCACGCACCGGCACATAAATACTCATGTAAGAACGTTTGCCCACTTTTTCATCTTCAATAGTTTGCACCAGGTACTCTCTTGATAATTTATAGTATGCGAGTGGCTCTGTTTTTCTGCTGAGCAATCCCTTGTTGTAATAATATGGCTCCGATGACAACCGCAGGTTACCGGATGTATCATAAATATTAATATCAACCCCATGTATCTCCGAAATACGATTCACTTTTCCCTGCAATTCAGACGATGCAACATCATCATACACTTTCAATACATCATCAAAAACCGTTTGCCTGTCCAATGCCACTTCCACTTCTTTTTTCATAATGCCGATTGTTCTTGCCAATCGCTCTTTATTGATACGGCTATGCCGGTTAATAAAAAAGAAGATGGTGGATGCACCAATGATCAGAAATGAAAAAATACTGATACCGATAATAGTTGTATGCACCTGTGTTCGAAAAGTGAATTGCCACTCTTTTCTCCAGTTCGATAAATTACCTCCCAGCTGTAAACCACGTTGCACCAGGCGAAACAACGACAACATCAACAGGAATACACAAAACAAATACGCAAACAGCGTAATGGTTTCAAGTACGATATTCTGTGGTTTTACTACCACAACTGTTAAGCTCTTTGTTGCAGTAAACCATAATTCAGAGTAACCGTCCCGTTGCTTCCGCTCCAATGACGGGCGATCGAGTTGTGCACCGTTTAAATGGATCGGAAACGGGTAATCGTTCACACTGCTGATGAGCTCACGGTTTTTATAAATGGCATACGCATACGAAGCTGCTGTCTCGTCTGTTTCATTTACCGACTTTGCAAACAGCTCCGGATAGAATTTTTCATCGTCGTAACGCTTCGGTCGTGAAAGAATAAATACATACCCGATCAATTCTTTTGTTTCACGGTCAATCACATCTTTCCGGGCGATATAATAAAACTTATCAAACGATTCTTCATAATACTTCCAATCCCGGAATGAGGTTGGTTTACTTTGGAGGCGATGGACTGTATTAAGTGTATTGAACGATGTTGAATCGGTATTGAACAACGATTGCTCCGTTACCGTATAGGTGTAGATCTCTGTTTCAAATTTATTGAGATAACCGCTGAAGTTTTCATTCACCAAACTGTCTTTCAAAAACTGATTGCCACTGGCTGTAGCGAAACGATAAAAATTATCGTCCAGAAAATCGGATCTGAAATTCTGTAATGCAATGTTGAGCAGGTTTTCAATGGTGGGGTCGGTTTGCAAGCTCAATTTCTCGGCAATACGGATTCGCTGTTCCCATTCTTTTCTGCTGTTTTCGCTGATGAGTAAGGTGGTCAATGAAATGGAAAAGAAAAACAACCAGAAAATCGTTTTTCCATTCGATGGAAGAAAGCTCAACTGCATGCTTCTGTTGCTGAAAAATAAAGTGATCAGCAATAACCAGATGAGCAACGACAAATGATACAGTACAATAGATGAATTGATCGTGAATGTGAGATACAGCAGCCCGGTGATGGTTAATGCCAGTAACTGAATTTTTAATTTACTACGGCTGTATTGTTTGAAAAAGATAAACAGCCAGTCGATCAGTAAAAAATAATTTAGCGCCAGTGAACCAAGTACAAAGAATCCTGCAAAACTAAATACCGTTAAACTGAAGAAGTTGGTTACACTAAATGATATTGCCGAATCAGCAACCAGACTCCGAACTATATTTCCAAACAAGATGGTCAAAAAGAAAATCAGGATGGAGGTAATTACCAATCCTGTTTTTTCATCGATGCGAACCGGTAATAACACGGCCTTCTTCCCATTCCTTCGGATGAATAATAAGATCCATAACAGCAGGAACGAATTTATAAACAGATCGCCCAGCGATTTTAAAACATAGTTGGAACCGTACACAGAAGGATCGAACAATTCAAATTGCCGCAGGTTGAGTGGTATCGGCAAATAATAACTGGTCACCCGCAGCAATACAATTACCATTACAAGAAATAATAACCCTTCGTTAAATGATCTTGCTTCAGCAATACCCGTTGCTGCCTTGTGCAACAGCAACAGAAAACAAAACATAGCAAGTAATCGCAAAATGATGGTAATGCGATTGAGTGGCTGGGGCAAATTGGTTTGTGCTTTCAACCAAAAAAGTCCGGTGCCATCTGTACTATTGATCTGCAAGGGCGATTTCTGTACATCACTGAGTGTATAATATTTTTCAATTCCGTCGAGATAAGTAAAGCCGTTACTGAGATAACTGGTCGTTAAAAAATAATTCCACTTCACCGGAATCAATGCCATGGCATAGCAAGTAGTACCATTCCGCAGTTTGATCTCCTTTTTATAAACCGTGTAGTAGCCGTTGATCAACTGTTCAAACCAAATACCATCGGCCCGCTGCCACAATTCAATATTGGGCAAAATGGTTTGTGTGTTCCAGAAACGTGTTTGAAAACCATCATTCCCTGTTGAAGCAATAAAAATGAAATAATCTTTATCCAGTAATTCCAGATAATCCTCCCGTTCAACTGTACCGTTTTCGAGTTTGGTTAACAAAGCAGTATCAGTAAGCAGTTTTTCAAACTCACGCTCACGACTGTTGATAGCACTCTGCAATGCTTTTTTTACCTGTGCCGGTGCAGACGTATACGACCAGTAATATTGAAACAGATAAGAGAATGTAAGCAACCAACCTGCTAAAATAAGCAGGTAGCCATTTTTGTAAACAAAGCGGCGGATGGTTGAAATGTGGTTCAAGATATTATTGTGCTTCCCTGTTTTTTTGTTTGATGCGGTTCCAGATGCTGTCCATTTCCTCAAGGCTCATGTGTACCAGTTGTTTTCCTTCACTCATCGCTTCCTGCTCCATTTGTGTAAACCGCCGGATGAACTTCTGGTTGGTACGCTCCAGTGCATTGTCTGCATCAATCTGCAAAAACCGTGCATAATTTACCAATGAAAAGAAAACATCACCCAGCTCATCTTCTATTTTATCGATCTCATTAGTTTGTATCACTTCTTTCAACTCGCTGATCTCTTCTTCAATTTTCTCAAACACTTGCTCTTTATTCTCCCACTCAAACCCAACCTGTTTTGCTTTTTCCTGGATGCGGATAGCCTTTACCATGGAGGGTAACCCTTTCGGCACACCACTCAACACCGATGTTTTTCCTTCTTTCATTTTCAACTTTTCCCAATTCCGCTTTACATCTTCTTCATCCTCCACTTTTACATCGCCATAGATATGCGGATGCCGTGCAATGAGTTTATCGCACACCCCATTGATCATTTCAGGGATGGTGAATTGCTCCTGTTCTGCTCCAATCTTAGAATAGAATACAATGTGCAGCAACAGATCGCCCAATTCTTCTTTGATATCTTTCCAGTTATTGTCGGCAATGGCATCGGTCAACTCATAGGTTTCTTCAATGGTAAGTTGCCGGAGAGTATGAATGGTTTGCTTTTTATCCCACGGACATTGCTCCCGCAGTTCATCCATGATCTTTACCAATCGCAAAAACGATTCCTGCACCTGTTGTTCATTCATACATTATAAATTAAAAAACGAATAAGAAAATAGTCCAATGAAGAGAAACATATTCAGAATGAAAGCCATCAGTAATAACAAACTGTACTTCAGTATTGTTTTGGCCCTGCCTTGCTGGTACACTCTGCGCATGGCTTTGTAAAGATAAACGAACAGGTAGATCCATAAAGCAGCAGTGATCCAGCCGGAGCCCCATCCTGTTGCATTCAATAATTTATCGTGTGCAAAAATGAGCAACAACATCAGAAACGCAAATACAAACAGGTGAATGGTGAAGATGAGATGTGCTACATAATGAAATTGTTTACGCCTGATGTACAATAACGAAAGCAGCAACGCAAACAACGGCAATGAGATAAATAATACTTTGGGCAACGAATGCATGGCATGATCAAACAATGCCCGGTTGAATTTACTGAGATCACCACCGTAACGTTCATCTACCAATATCAACCTTCGCTTAAACACCCATTCGAACCAGCTATCTCTTTCTTCAGCAGGTAATTTTTTTTGAGCAGCATCGTACTCGGCCATTGTTTTATACTTTACTTCTTTCTTCTTTCCACTTTTCGATATTGAAGCCACGCTGTCCTGCAGCAACCAGGTGGAGCTGCTGTCGGCAATGTCAAATACTTTTTCAAGAATAGCACTGTCCACCTTTGTATCGGCCTGGTTCAAAACATCCTGTTTTGCTTTCGATTTACTGGTGGGTGTTGTTAAACTCACGCCTTTTTTCTTGGGCTCATTGAGTTTGAATATCTCCGGATCTTTGGTACTGCCCGCAAAAAACGAAAAGAAGAGGATAAAGAAAAAAGCAGAAGTAAACACATACATCCGCACCGGATTCATATAACTGGCCCTGCGGCCACGGATATATTCTGCCGTTAGGTAACCGGGGCGAAAGAACAAATAGCGGAGCGATGTGATAAATTTGCCCTCAAAATGGGTAATATCATTAAAGAAATGGACCACCAGCCCCCAGGCTGTTTCTTTGGGTTCAATATTTTCCTGTCCGCATACATGACAATACCGGCCAAACACTCGTGCATTGCAATTCAAACAGTTTTTTTCTTTCCGCTCCTTTTCGTGAGACATGTGGCCGAAGTTTTGCTAAAAATAAAAAGATTAACCATACGTTTTCTATTTCAGGAATATCTTTGAACATCACTATGTACAAACTACTACCCGCCTTTCTCCTCGTTTGCTTACTGCCATTGTTCAGTATCGGGCAATATTATCAAAAAGACATCCTCAGTACCCGCCAAACCATGGAACAGATCAAACAATACAAAGCGAACAAGGTGCGAAAGGTGATCCTTACTTCGTTTGAAGGTACAGGCCAACCCGTTGATCAGTTTCTTTGTTTTCAGGAAATCAGCCCTACCTACAATATCATTAAAACGTTTAGCCAAACCATGCAAACCATGCAATCGGTGTTGGTGAGCCAATTCAATGCAAAAGGACAACTCATTCGCAGTGCCGATAGTTCCAACACAACCTTGAATGTATCGAGTTATACCTATGATGCCGAAGGACGTTTAACCGTGGTAGAAAATGTATCGCAGGCTTATGCGTACAAAACAAAAGAAGTGGTGCGGCATCAATACAGTTACGATTCTACCGGTGTGCCACAAACGATGTTACGCATCAAGAACGGAAGCGATACAACTGTTGTACGTTTTGTTGTTGATGAAAAAGGAAATGTTGCGGAAGAAATTGCAACTGCCAAAGGAAAACCTGCTCAGAATTGGTACTATTATTATGATGAGCAAAACCGGTTAACGGATATTGTGCGTTTCAATGAGCGTGCCCGCCGTTTGCTGCCCGATTATATTTATGAGTACAACGAGCAATCAATGCTCACGCAAATGATCTCTGTGCAATCGGGCACCAGCGATTATGTTACCTGGCGCTATCAATACGATGCAAAAGGATTGAAAATAAAAGAAAGCTGTTTTAGTAAGCAGAAGCAATTGATGGGGTATGTGACGTACAGGTATGAATGATGAATGATGAATGATGAGTTTAAATCTCAGGTTTTTTGAGCCCCTGGAGGTTTTATTATCTTCTTACTACAGCATCAATCAAATTGAAGTTCGACGGTTTAAGAATCCAGTTTATGCGGGTGTATAAATGGCTGCTTATTCTGAAAAATTAAAATAATAATAGTTGAAGCAAAAGTTGAAATACTGCTAGCCAACCAAAAGTAATATCCGATTCCAGTACTAGCAATTTTTCCAGACAAGCCTGCTTCATTTATAACGACTTCGTCAAAAAATAAAAAACTAGAACAAAATATTGTCGATGCGAAGCTCAATCCAATTGCTACTTTAATATTTCGTTTAAACATAAACCAGCTTAATATTAAAAGAGGATTAGCAAGCCAAGAAATGCCGCCAACTTTCCCAACTGTCAACCAACCAAATAAAAAACACCATAATCCAATTGGCCAAGGTTTTGCATTATCGCCAAATATCGTGAACGGTAACAAAAATAAAGACACAACAAAACAAGTAATACAGAGTATTAACAAAAACAGTTTCAGACTTTTCACTTTATGCGAGTCGATGGATTGTATCATGGTTCCACTATTATCGATTGCGTACATTCTTGTATTACAATATATAAATTTCGTTCAATAAAGGCTGGAGATTACCTTTTATATTGACCTAAAACAAAAAAGCCCTAATCGAATCTCGATCAAGGCTTTTACATTTTTTGTGCCCCGGAACGGAGTTGAACCGTTACGACCGTTGCGGGTCACAGGATTTTAAGTCCTGCGTGTCTACCAATTCCACCACCGGGGCAATGGTCAAGTGAAAAAAAATCCCCCGTTTAAGCGGGGGACTGTGAGCGGAAGACCGGGCTCGAACCGGCCACCCCGACCTTGGCAAGGTCGTGCTCTACCAAATGAGCTACTTCCGCTTGTAAAAGAACGATTGGGGTGCAAATGTAAGGTACGTTCAATAAACTGACAAAAAACTCATGAAAAATTTTCAGATTACCCTGTAAAAACTTCTCCGGCAACCATTGAGCATCAGTGCGAAGCAATTAGTTACAGCACCGCTTTTATTTCTCTTTCCCTGCTTTCGCAACTACATGAAAAACAGATTCCATATCAATTACAAGTTCGTTTGGTGCCGGCTGCTGTGGCTTTTTGGAGAGAGATTCAGCATTGGACAGATTAACAACGTTAAGCTGTTTGGCTTTTGCACGATCACTTCGTTTCTCCAACACAAATTGCCTTACCAACGGCTCAATTGTCCAGTCTTTTTCAGTGGAAGGATAACCAAACTCATCAGTGTAATAATGTACGCCAAATGCTGATCGAAACAGACTCACCGGTGGCCGGTAAAAGATCACTGTTGTGGTTGAATCAGTATAATGATCGAGGAAATGGTTGCGTAGTGCAGTATATTCTTTTTGCAATGGCTTTGTGAATTGAAACTGATAATTATAAAACGCAACCACGAACAACACAACTCCAACGAAAATGGTAATGCCTTTCTGCAGGCTGGCTTTTTTCAGGAATGCTAACCCGGTCTCGCAAATCATCACAAATGCCAGAAAATTCAACGCAAACATGGTTCGATACGAAGCAAAATTTTCAATCGAGATCATCAAGGGCAAATAACTAAGTATAAAAAATGTAAAGCAAATGATGATGTAGGTAACAATTCTGCCAATATTCTTTTTCCCGATCTGCACAACTGTACTCAACACCCACAACAGAATAACTAATGGATAAAATACCTGCGACAGAATACTGCGGGCATTGTATAAAAAATTAAAACTGAACGCCTGCGCCAATGGATAAGAAAGAAAAAAACTCAGCTTACCAAGCGGATCAATGTTAATGGTTGCACGATCACTTGCCGGAACTTGATATACTTTGAGTGAATATTTAAACAGGAAATAATAGACTACATAACAGGCAAGATAAAAGCCCAGCCCGATCAAAATTGTTCTGTCAAGCTTTGCCGGTTTATTCGTTATAAAATAGAGAAAAAACGGAAGCAGAAAAAAACCGAATGTTGTTTGATAGGTAAACAACGAACATAGTGCGAAGAATAAACTTACAATTAAGGTGAGTGTAGGAATCTGGATATACTGTTCGCTGCTGTTTACTTTGCTGAATAAAACATAACCGGATAGAAATGCTGCAAGTGTACCTGTAAATATCTCTGCACAGGAAGCCCAACCAATATAAATGGCTGTTGATAAACTACAGGGAATAAATACAACCGATAAAGCCCATAGCTTTCGATCCAACTTCAACGCATCAAATAGTTTTTTTGATAACAGCCCGTACACAACAATAAAAACGAGCATGGTTGCAAACGAAAAGATCCGCAGCCACTTTATGTCAGCAACGCTGTCCATGTTTCCGAATGCGCCATCGATCAACCAGCCGGTAATAATTCTTCCCTGATTCAGAAACATCGTGAAATTTGATCCGTCCTGATTATTCCAGAGTTGATGTGCTTCATCTGTAAACGCATAGTCAGCAAAAAAAACCGGATAATAGATCAACAGGCTGGCCAATACAGCGATGCCAATAATAAGTGCAGGTTGCTTTGAATACATGTGCTGAAAAATTATGTTTCGGATAGGTTGTACCAACAGAAAAGCCCTCCTTGTAAGAAAGAGGGCCCTTTATTATTTATCTAGAATCTTATTTATACTTCGGATTGTACAAAGTGCTTTCAGGAATTTCTACCTGCGGCTTTCCTTTGTAACGATAGCTGTAGAGTTTGTAACAACCGCCCAGCAAAAACGCCACGATACAAAACAACTGTACATAAAACAGGAAACGGGAAGAGATTACCCAGTTGCTGGTAATATCTTTTTTCTTTTCGTCGATGATTTCTTGCGCCATAATAGTCAGTTTTCAGTTGCAAATGTAAGGGTTGAACGTTATATCCGTTTACTGCGGCTTTACAATTTCAGAAAAAATCTGCTTTTTTTGAATGAAGTACTTCCACACTACCGAACCGGGATATACGCCCTGTAAGGTTGGATAACCAGGCTCTGCTTTGCGTGTTCCGGTAAAAAACCATGCAGTATAGGCAAAATGCGCCCGTACCACTGCCCACCAATAGCCGGGCTTTCCACTCAGCAATTCCTTCCATGCAGAAACAGCATCCAATGCGATCCGCAATGGCAATTTCCAGATGAGTTGTTGAAGCGGCATATTCTTCG
It encodes the following:
- a CDS encoding nuclear transport factor 2 family protein codes for the protein MTEEQLIAEFQLIEDNFNRAVISNSVAEIKKCITADWVLVDSGGGIIPQEGFFHVLEKGLLSHSSMTKEILRVKVYGDIALVTGRGQNTGTWQGQPMEADEWITDVYKKEHDHWLCVLTHLTPVKK
- a CDS encoding WD40/YVTN/BNR-like repeat-containing protein, which encodes MTTDSFRFLFHQIIIVMKIYRLAFLLCIPIIAGLLFAFAVAFPITDSKQKTGAANIVFKSTDGGQTWQDISKGLPEHLQEDGVRGDSIFANDKGLFVRVGNQLYHSTANATATLWTKENFSGQQNSIAPGKSGIFTFKYWGINLKNSNGTSVWSPIFEHFHEPRIRSAFETAGGAIFIGTDRGFFKTTNSGKTWKQVHDGRLVGHLAERDGVLLAISNRRIIRSTDDGENWEFVTSEGAEVFDVKRVNRGFAALTPTSANRRGVSTSYDGGKTWQHGDAGRQDKDVIDSIFRTWNDRPRVQAFQTSISQVGENFFCTHPDGIFKSSDKGKTWTLLLPSVKGKVFNLFGSGNVIYAIRSKGGC
- the trxA gene encoding thioredoxin encodes the protein MATIKLSTQDFKDKVFNYETEKEWKYKGTVPAIIDFYADWCGPCKMVAPVLEELATEYEGRIVIYKVDTEAEMELAGVFGIQSIPTFLFIPVDADPMMQPGAFPKKVFKDIIEDHLLNATKQMNDQ
- a CDS encoding sensor histidine kinase, coding for MNHISTIRRFVYKNGYLLILAGWLLTFSYLFQYYWSYTSAPAQVKKALQSAINSREREFEKLLTDTALLTKLENGTVEREDYLELLDKDYFIFIASTGNDGFQTRFWNTQTILPNIELWQRADGIWFEQLINGYYTVYKKEIKLRNGTTCYAMALIPVKWNYFLTTSYLSNGFTYLDGIEKYYTLSDVQKSPLQINSTDGTGLFWLKAQTNLPQPLNRITIILRLLAMFCFLLLLHKAATGIAEARSFNEGLLFLVMVIVLLRVTSYYLPIPLNLRQFELFDPSVYGSNYVLKSLGDLFINSFLLLWILLFIRRNGKKAVLLPVRIDEKTGLVITSILIFFLTILFGNIVRSLVADSAISFSVTNFFSLTVFSFAGFFVLGSLALNYFLLIDWLFIFFKQYSRSKLKIQLLALTITGLLYLTFTINSSIVLYHLSLLIWLLLITLFFSNRSMQLSFLPSNGKTIFWLFFFSISLTTLLISENSRKEWEQRIRIAEKLSLQTDPTIENLLNIALQNFRSDFLDDNFYRFATASGNQFLKDSLVNENFSGYLNKFETEIYTYTVTEQSLFNTDSTSFNTLNTVHRLQSKPTSFRDWKYYEESFDKFYYIARKDVIDRETKELIGYVFILSRPKRYDDEKFYPELFAKSVNETDETAASYAYAIYKNRELISSVNDYPFPIHLNGAQLDRPSLERKQRDGYSELWFTATKSLTVVVVKPQNIVLETITLFAYLFCVFLLMLSLFRLVQRGLQLGGNLSNWRKEWQFTFRTQVHTTIIGISIFSFLIIGASTIFFFINRHSRINKERLARTIGIMKKEVEVALDRQTVFDDVLKVYDDVASSELQGKVNRISEIHGVDINIYDTSGNLRLSSEPYYYNKGLLSRKTEPLAYYKLSREYLVQTIEDEKVGKRSYMSIYVPVRDEAGQAYAYLNIPYFTSQNELKQEISNFLVTLINLNAFIFLIAGLIAFFVTSRITNSFTIISEKMKAIKLGKTNEAIVWNRNDEIGELVQEYNRMVKQLEESASLLARSEREGAWREMARQVAHEIKNPLTPMKLSIQYLQKAIDSNSADAKTISQSVAKTLVEQIDYLSNIASDFSSFANIGNPRLQKVNVVESIQSVVGLFSMQEEGLIEFASTDDELFVMADKTQLNRLFTNLIRNAIEAVPAGTDAHVQLFIERGNENVLIRIEDNGGGVKPELQDKIFYPNFTTKTSGTGLGLAMCKGIVEQMKGDIWFTTEQEKGSTFFVELPLLD
- the mazG gene encoding nucleoside triphosphate pyrophosphohydrolase, which gives rise to MNEQQVQESFLRLVKIMDELREQCPWDKKQTIHTLRQLTIEETYELTDAIADNNWKDIKEELGDLLLHIVFYSKIGAEQEQFTIPEMINGVCDKLIARHPHIYGDVKVEDEEDVKRNWEKLKMKEGKTSVLSGVPKGLPSMVKAIRIQEKAKQVGFEWENKEQVFEKIEEEISELKEVIQTNEIDKIEDELGDVFFSLVNYARFLQIDADNALERTNQKFIRRFTQMEQEAMSEGKQLVHMSLEEMDSIWNRIKQKNREAQ